From Carassius auratus strain Wakin chromosome 10, ASM336829v1, whole genome shotgun sequence, a single genomic window includes:
- the cimip2b gene encoding ciliary microtubule inner protein 2B: MEQFPPKFSKVLVTPDPQYIPGYAGYCPQLKYHMGQTYGQLTAKLLSSPEVSHSQRLVLHTGRFPSTEDDSEPRDEIWRSRHGGRRNLEKMIPGYTGFVPLRQNYFCKTYAETCRDALSEFSQEQEKRLHEASADLSFTVNDSFPDFKPKRLNSPLTAISKDPAPYKAPHPWKPPGSPYIMEESSPHKYFISGFTGYVPKARFLFGAGYPIITNKALIQFGNEMKACRTSFDLQRKDSTSLPLISTIYPSKTGILPSYMGHVPGYRFQYGHTFGQLTHDALGHIGTKRKNTEENRLE, from the exons ATGGAGCAGTTTCCACCTAAATTTAGTAAAGTGTTGGTGACACCTGACCCACAGTACATCCCAGG GTACGCAGGCTACTGTCCTCAGCTGAAGTATCACATGGGCCAGACATATGGACAGTTAACAGCAAAGCTCCTGTCTTCCCCGGAGGTGTCTCACTCACAGAGGCTTGTGCTCCATACCGGGCGTTTCCCATCCACAGAGGACGACTCAGAACCCCGCGATGAAATCTGGAGAAGCCGACATGGAGGCAGAAGGAACCTGGAAAAAATGATTCCGGGATACACAG GTTTTGTTCCATTGCGTCAAAACTACTTCTGCAAAACATATGCAGAAACCTGTCGAGATGCACTATCAGAGTTCAGCCAGGAACAAGAAAAAAGACTGCATGAAGCTTCTGCTGACCTGTCTTTTACTGTCAACGACAGCTTCCCAGACTTCAAA CCTAAAAGATTGAACAGTCCTCTTACAGCCATATCTAAAGATCCTGCCCCCTACAAGGCCCCGCACCCCTGGAAACCACCAGGCTCCCCATACATCATGGAGGAAAGCAGCCCACATAAGTATTTCATCTCAG GTTTTACTGGCTACGTTCCCAAAGCCCGGTTCCTCTTTGGTGCTGGATATCCCATCATCACCAACAAGGCACTGATCCAGTTTGGCAATGAGATGAAGGCATGTCGGACCTCCTTCGACTTGCAAAGGAAGGATTCCACCAGCTTGCCTCTGATATCCACAATATACCCCTCTAAAACAGGGATCTTACCCTCTTACATGGGGCACGTACCAG GTTACAGATTTCAATATGGCCATACATTTGGGCAGCTCACCCATGATGCTTTGGGTCACATTGGTACAAAGAGGAAGAACACAGAGGAAAATAGACTGGAGTAA
- the atp8b5b gene encoding phospholipid-transporting ATPase ID, with translation MGSLLSACGINTKKKKVEEERHLRANDREFNLSFKYATNAIKTSKYNVFTFLPLNLFEQFQRLANAYFVFLLILQLIPQISSLSWFTTVVPLLLVLSMTLAKDLSDDITRHKNDKHVNNRKVEVLIDGELKSEKWMNVQVGDIVKLENNEFVTADLLLLSSSEPLNLIYIETAELDGETNLKVKQALTLTGDLGNDIQKLAAFNGEVRCEPPNNRLDKFTGTLTVGGETFALDNERILLRGCTLRNTEWCFGLVVFGGPDTKLMQNSGKSVFKRTSIDHLMNVLVMFIFGFLAFMCTILSIGNGIWEYIEGNSFITFLPRADGANASLSAFLTFWSYVIILNTVVPISLYVSVEILRLGNSYFIDWDCKMYHVKSDTPAQARTTTLNEELGQIKYIFSDKTGTLTQNIMTFNRCSINGKSYGEVVDFAGQRVEVTEKTEKVDFSWNPLADPKFCFHDHKLVEAVKSGSPEVQAFFRLLALCHTVMPEEKTEGELFYQAQSPDEGALVTAARNFGFVFRSRTPETISLVEMGVPITYELLAVLDFNNVRKRMSAIVRSPEGKLTLFCKGADTIIYERLHPSSTKLMEVTTEHLNEYAGEGLRTLALAYKDLDEDEFEKWKERHHEASTSLEDREAKLDAIYEEIEKDLLLLGASAVEDKLQDGVPQTIEQLAKADIKIWVLTGDKQETAENIGYSCNMLREEMREIFIVASNTAEEVREELVNARKKMSPESGDEPPIEKSRLLGKKSQVVEDEKVDGEYGLVINGHSLAFALQKDMQLELLRTACMCQTVICCRVTPLQKAQVVELVKKHKKAVTLAIGDGANDVSMIKTAHIGVGISGQEGMQAVLSSDFSFAQFRYLQRLLLVHGRWSYLRMCKFLRYFFYKNFTFTFVHFWYGFFCGFSAQTVYDEWFITLYNLVYTALPVIGLSLFDQDVNDRWSFQYPQLYAPGQLNQYFSKMAFARILLHSCYSSLVLFFIPWAAMCDTVRDDGKDIADYQSFALLAQTCLLIAVSVQMGLDTYYWTAVNQFFLWGSLSVYFAVTFTMYSNGMYLIFTSSFPFIGAARNSLNQPNVWLTIFLTTILCILPVVAKRFLFIQLKPTINDKVRHKVRQTKAAPPLPSHKFPRRRISTRRSGYAFSHARGYGDLVTSGRFLRIPVKSRPALFHQTDTPVADSTPQTYRTIFEEAQSP, from the exons ATGGGCTCCCTGCTGTCTGCGTGTGGAATTAAcacgaagaagaaaaaagtagAAG AGGAGAGGCATCTGCGAGCGAATGACAGGGAATTCAACCTGTCGTTTAAGTATGCA ACCAATGCCATCAAGACCTCCAAGTACAACGTGTTCACCTTCCTCCCTCTCAATCTGTTCGAGCAGTTTCAAAGACTGGCCAATGCCTACTTCGTCTTTCTTCTCATCTTACAG CTGATTCCTCAGATCTCGTCTCTGAGCTGGTTCACCACTGTAGTCCCACTGCTGCTGGTGCTGTCTATGACTCTAGCCAAAGATCTCTCTGATGACATC accagacacaagAATGACAAACATGTGAACAACAGAAAAGTAGAAGTGCTCATTGATGGAGA GCTGAAGAGTGAAAAATGGATGAATGTTCAAGTGGGTGACATTGTGAAGCTGGAAAACAATGAGTTTGTCACA GCAGATCTGTTGTTACTCTCTAGTAGTGAACCTCTCAACCTCATCTATATTGAGACGGCTGAGCTGGACGG AGAGACCAACCTGAAGGTGAAGCAGGCTCTGACACTCACAGGAGACCTAGGCAATGACATCCAGAAACTAGCAGCATTCAATG GTGAGGTGCGCTGTGAGCCTCCAAACAACCGTCTGGATAAGTTCACAGGGACTCTGACGGTGGGAGGAGAGACGTTTGCGCTGGATAACGAGAGGATTCTGCTCCGAGGATGTACCCTCAGAAACACTGAGTGGTGCTTTGGCCTGGTGGTGTTTGGAG GTCCTGACACAAAACTCATGCAGAACTCTGGTAAATCAGTCTTCAAGAGAACCAGCATTGATCATCTCATGAATGTCCTGGTGATGTTT ATTTTTGGTTTTCTGGCCTTCATGTGCACCATCTTGTCCATTGGGAATGGCATTTGGGAATACATAGAGGGGAATTCCTTCATTACCTTCCTCCCCAGGGCTGATGGGGCGAATGCATCTCTCTCAGCATTTCTCACCTTCTGGTCCTACGTCATCATCCTCAACACCGTGGTTCCCATCTCTCTCTATGTCAG TGTTGAGATCCTTCGTCTGGGGAACAGTTATTTCATTGACTGGGACTGTAAAATGTACCACGTCAAGAGTGACACACCGGCCCAGGCCAGGACGACCACGCTCAATGAAGAGCTGGGTCAGATCAAATATATCTTCTCTGACAAGACGGGAACTTTGACTCAGAACATCATGACCTTCAACAGGTGCTCCATCAATGGAAAATCATACG GTGAGGTTGTGGACTTTGCTGGACAGAGGGTTGAAGTCACTGAG AAGACAGAGAAGGTCGATTTCTCCTGGAACCCTCTTGCCGACCCAAAGTTCTGTTTCCATGACCACAAGCTGGTGGAAGCGGTGAAGTCGGGCTCTCCGGAGGTCCAGGCCTTCTTCCGTCTGCTGGCGCTCTGCCACACTGTCATGCCTGAGGAAAAAACTGAAG GAGAGCTCTTTTACCAGGCTCAGTCTCCAGACGAGGGGGCTCTGGTCACCGCAGCAAGGAATTTCGGCTTTGTTTTTCGCTCTCGTACCCCAGAAACCATCTCTTTGGTGGAGATGGGTGTGCCCATCACCTATGAGCTACTGGCGGTGCTGGACTTCAACAACGTCCGCAAGAGGATGTCTGCTATTG TTCGTAGTCCAGAGGGCAAGCTGACACTGTTCTGTAAGGGAGCCGACACGATTATCTACGAGAGGCTGCATCCATCCTCCACCAAACTCATGGAGGTCACCACAGAACATCTGAAC GAATATGCTGGAGAGGGTCTGAGGACGTTGGCTTTGGCCTATAAAGACTTAGACGAAGACGAGTTCGAGAAGTGGAAAGAGCGCCACCATGAGGCCAGCACCTCGCTGGAGGACCGTGAGGCAAAACTGGATGCAATTTATGAAGAGATTGAGAAAGATTTACTG CTTCTTGGTGCTTCTGCGGTTGAGGATAAACTTCAAGACGGCGTGCCTCAGACGATTGAGCAGCTCGCCAAAGCTGACATCAAAATCTGGGTGCTGACTGGAGACAAACAGG AGACGGCTGAGAACATCGGTTATTCTTGTAATATGCTGCGAGAGGAAATGAGAGAGATCTTCATAGTGGCCAGCAACACGGCAGAGGAAGTGCGAGAGGAGCTCGT GAACGCCAGGAAAAAGATGTCACCAGAATCAGGGGACGAGCCACCCATTGAGAAGAGCAGACTTCTGGGTAAAAAATCCCAGGTGGTGGAAGACGAGAAGGTGGATGGAGAGTACGGACTGGTGATTAACGGCCACAGTCTG GCATTTGCTCTGCAGAAGGACATGCAGTTGGAGCTGTTGAGGACCGCATGTATGTGCCAAACGGTCATCTGTTGCAGGGTCACCCCTCTCCAGAAAGCTCAAGTGGTGGAACTTGTCAAGAAGCACAAGAAAGCTGTGACTTTAGCTATTGGAGATGGAGCCAATGACGTCAGCATGATCAAAA CTGCACACATCGGTGTTGGCATTAGTGGGCAGGAGGGCATGCAGGCGGTGCTCTCCAGTGACTTCTCCTTCGCTCAGTTCCGTTACCTCCAGCGCCTCCTGTTGGTCCACGGCCGCTGGTCCTATCTGCGCATGTGTAAGTTTCTGCGCTACTTCTTCTACAAGAACTTCACCTTCACCTTCGTCCACTTCTGGTACGGCTTCTTCTGCGGCTTCTCTGCACAG ACTGTGTATGATGAGTGGTTCATTACGCTCTACAACCTGGTGTATACAGCTTTACCTGTTATTGGCCTCAGTCTCTTTGATCAA GATGTAAATGACCGCTGGAGTTTCCAGTACCCCCAGCTGTACGCTCCGGGTCAGCTGAACCAGTATTTCAGTAAGATGGCCTTCGCGAGGATCCTTCTGCACAGCTGCTACAGCTCACTTGTCCTCTTCTTCATCCCTTGGGCAGCCATGTGTGACACCGTCAGAGATGATGGCAAAGACATTGCAGATTATCAATCATTTGCCCTGCTAGCGCAGACCTGCCTGCTCATTGCCGTCAGTGTGCAG aTGGGTTTGGACACGTACTATTGGACAGCAGTGAATCAGTTCTTCCTGTGGGGCAGTCTGTCGGTGTATTTTGCCGTCACCTTCACCATGTACAGCAACGGCATGTACTTGATCTTCACGTCATCTTTTCCTTTCATTG GCGCTGCAAGAAACTCCCTGAACCAGCCGAACGTGTGGCTGACCATCTTCCTAACCACCATATTGTGCATATTGCCTGTGGTGGCCAAACGGTTCCTCTTCATCCAACTCAAGCCCACTATCAACGACAAG GTGCGACACAAGGTCAGACAGACAAAAGCTGCGCCTCCGTTGCCTTCTCACAAATTCCCTCGACGACGAATCAGTACGCGGCGATCTGGTTATGCCTTCTCTCATGCTCGCGGTTATGGAGACCTTGTCACCTCTGGACGCTTTCTACGTATTCCAGTTAAGAGCAGACCAGCTCTTTTCCACCAAACTGACACACCGGTGGCTGACAGCACACCTCAGACCTATCGAACCATTTTCGAGGAGGCCCAGAGTCCTTAA
- the LOC113109449 gene encoding iporin — protein MRLQGILLSFALTLFMPLNQPAMQGPMLCSAGAYKMDVSPKSGETLIVCHIHGQSAGGDLSVQTSRRPRTLNLTHSISLPERGDLPREALDYGYLSHTSSKETERKKVTENSRVYESSPMLCALNSPSTSPRLKQEPLHRRGTPRWHNLFIPESEVNEDEEDEDSDGDNLHKYNEGSSLQLQGNVTQSNMNPFSQVKEQERAFDTGCADRRDSRGTPVLMDCDEQDWGDEEDFSKHTLVEPGNSWAPTEKVIESITQNQSDYVTDSSCNSSDGVLVNFSAIYHKTNNAVPASPLSLDSPVPGSGMVLQDSSNPLPSWSSHNPDPNCNIYPFNEISDLTMCLQSQARLAGSTQNYYKLVTCDLSSQSSPSPPWSSLTSFSETQSQGSCSPPSEYFLFGHSEEEEREKPKVCQTEHKGDGNIEVNNIRRADKDQSKGTKERMAHIKTHHSAPRKHNSFNYIKTPQSQSWISSQKCSTLSNLGALQNSCPSHLDTNLSSPLSRQHATSFAEIARCKKGNGEQSIKKYIEDPSGSQFIQNLSSIQKQDDSEMATKSLSADSSSQSNPRGASSPEVVRYTKAQRPTFLPIQPFVLQAPSGKQQTKALGSLLNQYISYKYSKPGSIQSYLQKQVISTSAATSSDTCSTCTSSPFLPHNHSQCTHPCTFLGLIHQDRNPHMSPNMRPRSPQSQEQADGSPKACSSQTQLSQKHSWYGKQASQKCPLKQAPIVQTPTPQLIKEETTCPLEASFPLHQNSSLAITSVTSLTSITSIVSPPSTGRKFLWPFEASSQVCTNENPNTNVQHFFKPRRSPCVMREHQHGDSFSMTDRPPEVFCLSPEAPSDLLLIDLLHKRSMLKAVGLAVDLIMAHFNSRKDPEEKIRLGNSLLCTTISHLVLKQLYPAIQNILQDGFKAYKLDLIIGQRRNKLWNIVEATARPGASTQLSDSLVSTIKKCSQLSSRIRLSVFIIYLLNLHALESWIRHLYSCIDVVSEHYQHWGFLALAQGPTYGPLFHELLLLLQPLSLLPFDLHLPSEPNLQSKEKQNHRAPLPLRLVSQSAQILQMSLIQENSRSPTGHSDAFRKRVTDGFWLNQTPTSECETQKKEDAATGRKNNEMPQSSTSPLEDKHLSELRWARLFGAKVGTPVGPQKAQKNMSGPLRRRPSEWLKLGASKVDLPAQSWIGKLPETHLSGNHDRDTPNEDEISF, from the exons ATGAGATTACAAGGGATTCTGCTGAGTTTTGCATTGACTCTGTTTATGCCACTTAATCAGCCTGCCATGCAAGGACCGATGCTTTGCAGTGCTGGAGCTTATAAAATGGACGTCTCCCCAAAGTCAGGAGAAACTCTGATTGTGTGCCACATCCATGGCCAGTCTGCTGGGGGGGACCTATCTGTACAGACATCCAGACGGCCACGCACTTTGAATTTAACCCACAGTATATCCCTTCCTGAGAGAGGAGATCTGCCGAGGGAAGCACTTGACTATGGCTATCTAAGCCACACAAGTTCAAAAGAAACAGAGCGCAAAAAGGTAACTGAAAATTCTCGAGTGTATGAATCGTCCCCAATGCTTTGTGCTTTGAACTCTCCATCGACCAGTCCTCGACTAAAACAAGAGCCATTGCATCGCAGAGGTACTCCCAGGTGGCATAACCTCTTCATCCCTGAATCAGAAGTGAatgaggatgaagaggatgaGGACTCCGATGGAGACAACTTGCACAAGTACAATGAGGGGTCATCCCTTCAACTACAGGGAAATGTGACTCAAAGTAATATGAATCCTTTTAGCCAAGTCAAAGAACAGGAAAGGGCATTTGATACAGGTTGTGCCGATCGCAGGGATAGCAGAGGAACCCCTGTATTAATGGACTGTGATGAACAGGATTGGGGTGATGAGGAAGACTTCAGCAAGCATACTCTCGTGGAACCTGGTAACAGCTGGGCTCCAACTGAAAAAGTTATCGAATCCATTACTCAAAACCAATCAGACTATGTCACTGATTCTTCCTGTAACAGCTCAGATGGAGTGCTGGTTAACTTCAGTGCCATCTACCACAAAACCAACAATGCAGTTCCTGCATCTCCACTAAGTCTAGATAGTCCCGTTCCTGGATCTGGTATGGTATTACAGGACAGTTCAAACCCTTTACCCAGCTGGTCATCTCACAACCCTGATCCAAACTGCAACATCTACCCATTCAATGAAATTTCTGACCTCACCATGTGTCTGCAGAGTCAGGCACGGTTAGCAGGTTCCACCCAGAATTACTATAAACTGGTGACATGTGACCTATCATCCCAGTCTTCACCTAGCCCTCCTTGGTCCTCTTTGACCAGTTTCTCTGAGACTCAAAGCCAGGGAAGCTGTTCTCCACCTTCTGAATATTTCCTATTTGGACATTCAGAGGAAGAGGAAAGGGAGAAGCCAAAGGTTTGCCAAACTGAACACAAG GGTGATGGGAACATTGAAGTGAATAATATAAGACGAGCTGATAAGGACCAATCTAAGGGAACAAAAGAGAGAATGGCACACATAAAAACCCATCATTCTGCTCCAAGAAAAcataatagttttaattatattaagactCCTCAGTCTCAGAGCTGGATTAGCAGCCAAAAATGTTCTACCTTATCAAATCTGGGAGCCCTACAAAACAGCTGTCCGAGCCATTTAGACACAAATTTATCTTCACCTCTGTCTAGGCAACATGCCACCTCTTTTGCAGAAATTGCCCGATGTAAGAAGGGAAATGGAGAGCAATCCATCAAAAAGTACATTGAGGATCCATCAGGCTCACAATTCATCCAAAACCTCTCTTCTATCCAGAAACAGGATGATTCAGAGATGGCAACAAAGTCCCTGAGTGCTGACAGCAGTAGTCAATCCAATCCACGAG GTGCTTCATCTCCAGAAGTTGTGCGATACACAAAAGCACAACGGCCCACCTTTCTCCCTATTCAGCCCTTTGTGCTTCAGGCACCCTCAGGAAAACAACAGACCAAAGCACTTGGTTCCCTTCTTAATCAGTACATCAGCTACAAGTACAGCAAGCCTGGGTCCATCCAAAGCTACTTGCAAAAGCAAGTCATATCCACATCA GCAGCGACCAGTTCAGACACTTGTTCCACCTGCACATCAAGTCCGTTCTTGCCCCATAACCACTCCCAGTGTACCCATCCCTGCACATTTTTGGGGCTCATTCACCAGGACAGAAATCCTCATATGAGTCCAAATATGAGACCAAGAAGCCCACAAAGCCAAGAGCAAGCAGATGGGAGTCCAAAGGCCTGTTCAAGTCAAACACAGTTAAGCCAAAAACATTCTTGGTATGGAAAACAAGCATCTCAGAAATGTCCACTCAAGCAAGCTCCCATTGTTCAGACTCCGACTCCACAATTAATCAAAGAGGAGACTACATGTCCTTTGGAAGCATCCTTTCCTTTACATCAAAATTCCTCCCTTGCCATTACCTCAGTCACCTCCTTGACCTCTATCACCTCCATTGTCTCTCCACCATCCACTGGACGGAAATTCCTTTGGCCTTTTGAAGCTTCATCACAGGTCTGCACCAATGAAAATCCTAACACCAATGTTCAACACTTCTTTAAGCCAAGGAGATCACCTT GTGTTATGAGGGAACATCAACATGGTGACTCATTCTCCATGACTGACAGACCCCCTGAAGTGTTCTGCCTCTCCCCAGAAGCCCCTTCAGATCTTCTTTTAATTGATCTTTTGCACAAGAGAA GTATGTTGAAAGCTGTGGGTTTGGCAGTGGATCTCATAATGGCACATTTTAATTCAAGAAAAGACCCAGAAGAAAAG ATCAGACTgggaaatagtttactgtgcacCACTATCAGCCACCTTGTCCTTAAACAGCTCTACCCTGCAATCCAGAACATCCTTCAAGATGGTTTCAAAGCCTATAAATTGGACTTGATTATTGGCCAACGGCGCAACAAACTATGGAACATCGTAGAGGCCACGGCACGACCAG GCGCATCTACCCAACTGTCTGACAGCTTGGTATCCACGATAAAAAAATGTTCCCAGTTATCAAGTCGCATTCGGCTCAGTGTCTTCATCATATATCTTCTAAA CTTGCATGCTTTGGAATCCTGGATCCGTCATTTATACAGTTGCATTG ATGTTGTGTCAGAACACTATCAGCATTGGGGGTTCTTGGCTCTGGCCCAGGGGCCAACTTATGGACCTCTGTTCCATGAGCTTCTTCTTTTGCTGCAGCCACTCTCCCTGCTGCCATTTGACCTCCATCTTCCATCCGAACCTAATCTTCAAAGTAAGGAAAAGCAAAACCACAGAGCACCCCTGCCTCTTCGGCTTGTTTCCCAGTCAGCTCAGATCCTGCAGATGAGCTTGATCCAGGAGAACAGCAGGAGTCCTACAGGTCACAGTGATGCCTTCAGGAAAAGGGTGACTGATGGATTTTGGCTTAATCAGACACCCACCTCAGAGTGTGAAACACAGAAGAAAGAGGATGCAGCAACTGGAAGGAAAAACAATGAGATGCCACAATCTTCAACAAGTCCTCTGGAGGACAAACACTTGAGTGAGCTGCGTTGGGCCAGGCTCTTCGGCGCTAAAGTTGGAACACCAGTTGGCCCACAGAAGGCACAAAAAAACATGAGTGGACCTCTAAGAAG GCGGCCCTCAGAATGGCTGAAGCTTGGTGCATCCAAAGTGGATCTGCCCGCACAGTCATGGATAGGAAAATTGCCAGAGACTCATCTGAGTGGTAACCATGACAGAGATACCCCAAACGAAGATGAAATATCATTCTAA